The Penaeus monodon isolate SGIC_2016 chromosome 17, NSTDA_Pmon_1, whole genome shotgun sequence genome contains the following window.
GTGTAGTTATACTACTCTTGATATTCAAACTTGGTGTAACAAAGAATACGCAgcaattatttatattgttgttagtattttaGAACAAGCATGTGATGTTTACATTAGGTTAACAGAACAATCATCGTAATGTCAGAACCCGGTGAAACATACCCATTGCTTGTCCCAAAAATCACCGTAATATTTATATTAGCCTTGCCTAACCGGCTTGACATGTAGAGCTCCAACCATTCTAACCTCAATGTGTTGCATATGGACAAAAAGAAGTTGGTAGGTAAATAGTGGAGAGACTGTAAAGATACACCTacccacagatacacatacacacgcatgcatacacacacacacacacacacacacacacacacacacacacacacacacacacacacacacaacacatatatatatatattatatatatatatatatatatatatatatacatatatacatacacacacacacacacacacacacacacacacacacacacacacacacacacacacacacacacacacacacacacacacacacacacacacgcatacacatctctctgtttatctgtctctctctctctctctctctctctctctctctctctctctatatatatatatatatatatataatatatataatatatatatatgaaacacgtgtgtgtgtgtgtgtgtgtgtgtgtgtgtgtgtgtgtgtgtgtgtgtgtgtgtgtctatgtacgtatgtatgttgaCTGACAAattgacagatggatagatacgttcacacacacacatgcacacacacacacacacacacacacacacacacacaaacacgcattatatatatataaatatatatatatatatatatatatatatatatatatatatatatatatatatatatacacacacacacacacacatacacatacacacacacacgtatatcttatctattcaacacatatatcttatctgtttatgcatttatttctgcgcaaagtaaaagtaaaaaagtcaGTGAGCTGAGCCGTGCCTTGGCCCTGGCAGCGGCGGGCGTCTTGGGCGATAAAAGGTTAACAAGGTTGACGCTGCTAACTCTTGTGCACCTTCTTTTTATGGTAAATTTTGATCGTTTTCGCATCGCTGCCTTTTGGGATTTAGGACGCTGGCTTTGTTTGTTGCCCCTGCCGTGGCCCTCCTTTCTGaacaggggagaaggggaggtgaccGTATCTGCTTCGTTTACTCGTATCTTAGCTTCCTTGTTCTTTaatgtaatgtatgtacatatatatatatatatatatatatatatatatatatacatatatatatacatatatatatatatatatatatatatatatatatatatatatatatatatatatatatatatataacgctttcatatataatgtgtttCTGCCTGACGAGAGAAATATCAGAAGCAGATGACCTTACAAGTGTGTGTTGCAGCGTGGGCAGCGCCAGCGCGAGCAGCGCTCGGGTGGGCAGCAGGACCAGCATGGGCAGCGGGCGAGGAGTGGCCGCCACGCCCCCCTCCAGCGGCGGCGGGCTGAGCGTGTGGGACGCCGCCGTGAGCGAGGCTCGACGGCGCCGCGCCGACCCGCTCAACGCCGAGGGCGAGAAGGCGCCGCGCGAGGCCACGCTCCTCGTCGTCGGCACTCGCGGCGCGGTAATGGCGCTTGCTCGACGGCCTTCTGACGGACGGGTCCTTCGGAacgccctttctttttccctgttaTCATACTTCGTTCTCCCCGTAGTATCACGTACCATTCTtcccatattatcattttttttttttcctcagtctAAATAACTCTTCTTCATTGATGTTAATCACTTGTAAGTTCAGCCGTTCCCACAGTGCGCTCTcttgtcttctcctcctctcctccctgttcCTAATTCTCTCtcagcttgcacacacacacgcacacagatacacacacacacacacacacacagatacacacacacacacacacaccacaccacacacacacacacacacacacacacacacacacacacacacacacacacatattatatatatgtatatatatgtgtatatatatatacatatatatacatatatatatatatatatatatatatatatatatatatatatatatatatatatatatatatatatataaacatgtatatatgtgtgtatatatacatatatatatatacatatatacacacacgcgcgtatatacatatatagtaaaatttcaGACGGGTCTCAGTATCCTTTCATCTTTTTGGTGCCTTGGAACAGCGTGGGAATTGTATAATTGAAATGAATGATCATGAGGATAATTAGCCGACCACTACTACAACATCTACTCGTGCAGCTATATTATCGCGCAGTTCTCACGCTGGTTCCTCGTGGTCAGTAGAATATCATGAGTGCCTCCAGGATTCCTCATCGGGTGccatcaatgtaaaaaaaaaaaaaaaaaaatgtccgtaGCCCCTAGTGCCGATTTTAAAAGCCTTGGAATGTGCGATCTGGTCGTTcgcgaaaaaaaaagatttcgttCGATAATAGCGCTCTGTACGGAACGAAAAGCGGAGATGGAAATAGTTTTTACGTTGCATTTCGGTAACTAAATGGTTGTAAAGATTTAAGTTGTAGTCGTAAGGATGTTTGTATGACTGCATTTAGCCCGATTAACTTGGGATTAGAGAACTCAGCATGCATACgatttaaataaataacaaaaaaaaaagttaaatcaagGGCTTCTCTCTAGTTAAGCGGATATAGATTTTGAGATTTTGCTAATTTTTTAAATGCACATTGACATTTATGATTTAATTACTTATATTTATCTAACATATTTATTCAACTCTTTATGTCTCTGTTTCACAAGATTTCAAAATTGAGATCGCACTGAAATTTGCTTATTTAAAAGGCATGCTTATTCTAATGCAAATAATGTAGGCGAAAAGGGCAATCTCACGCGTAATCTTTCCTTTACCTTGCGTTTACAAAGTATTATAAACGTTTCCTAAGCATTATAAGGCCATTAGAGAGAGGAAACCTGGAATATTGAATATCCACAGACCGAACCTGTTCAATGGTCTAAGTGTCGAGTCGGCCACATTCATGCCTGGTGTATGTGTGGGCAAAAATTTTCTTGGTCTGGCATGCAGTGCAGGCAACATAGTATATGTTGTAAATAGAATACTGTAAATTAACATTCACGAAAAACGTTATAGTTTGAAACGATTAGGAGGGCAAGAAAAAGTTGGGAGTTTAGAGAAAATTTAGTTTCGAAAACCCAggaaatatattagaatattaatttTCATGGTGTCCGAATTACTTTGACgaaaaaacacattcatacaattaggaggagaaaaaaaaaatttagaaaaacttTAAAGCTTCTACAAGTCAGGGGATATATCAGAACATTCATTTTCATGGTGTCTGAAATGCGGTGACGAAAAAGACCATTCGTATAAATTTCCATTTGTCTCCAATACCGCAATTTACTGAACTGAAATTTAATTCCGTGATCATAAAAAGATTCGAGAAcccacgttatatatatatataatttttttttcttaacataacAGTTTCTAAGCGTTCGATTCTCTCTCACTTCTACAATGTTGATTACAATAAACCCATCGTtgtaaaatacaattataatttacATTCGGGGACAAAAGTAGACGAAAACCCAAAACTTCATACAGATCAATTGACGATAAGTATCTCGTGAGTAAACATTTACGTAACAGAGCTCAGCAAATAGCCATATATAGACACCTGCCGGGCCATACACCACCGGAATTACCCGGCGCTGTGGCATGCTGCGTCAGGCCCGAACACTGGCAAGAGGCCGCGTCAGGCATGCTGCTCGGGCCACAGGAGGTCTTTGTCATCTTGCGTAACAGCTGCAAAAGCCACTTCAGACttgtaatctctctttctctctctttgactttGTCTCTGTAGATGTCTGTCATATatattctccctctcactctctctctctctctctctctctctctctctctctctatatatatatatatataatatatatatatatatattatatatatatatatataatatatgtatatatatatatatatatatatatatatatatatatattatatatatatatatatatatatggggggcatGTACGCATGTACGATTATGTGACATAAACCAATCATTACTGTtagtactataatcatcattatcataatcatcattttgttcttgttcatcttgttcttattcatatcattgttgttattatcggtattattataattttcacgattatcattattattgttgttgttttttgttattgtcattactatcatcatctttattgtttattcatgtatTAATTTAGTAAAAAGGTTTCTGGACATCAAACTACAATGCATTAGAATTCTTATAATTCAGccggattaaaaataaaaaaaaagttatgaaatgGTGCACCAGAATCAGTTTTATATAATCTTTGCCACGGAAGGAttctcaaaaattatatatatatcatatcaaccGAAGGAAATCATGAAGAAGTAAAAGATATATGCCTTCAGTAATACTATTATAAACCCTGAACTTAGTTTTGAACTTGGCTTTCTCTTACGGGGAGTGTGCTATACCTGAAGTGATCTGAAGTAACCCTTTCTTGTGACCCTCTTCCTGCGCCGTCCGACCGTCTCTGCAGGGGAAGACGACGCTGCTTCAGAGGTTCCTTGACCGCGAGGAGCCCCCACGCACCACCCTTGCTCTCGAGTACACTTACGGCAGGAAGAGCGGGAAGACACTGGTAAGTTCCTGTGGTAAGCCGAGTCTTGGACATAATTAGAAATGGGGTTTGTTGTCGTGATTACCTCTGCCAGTTCAGAAAGCTCACGGGTTCCGCGCAACCGACCGACAGGTGAAGGACGTGGGTCACCTGTGGGAACTCGGCGGGGGGTTGCTGTTCACGTCCCTGTTGGCCACGCCGATCACCTCGCGCAGTCTGTCGCAGCTGACCGTGGTTCTCATGCTGGACCTCTCCCGCCCCGAGACCATCTGGGCGGACCTTGAAAAACTTCTCGCTACCCTGCAGGTCAGTGTCTCGCCGTAAATACCAATAAGGCTTGTGATTAATTGCGTATTGATACACGTCGTCTAATTATGTTTAAGCTTATAAAACCTGTGGCCTTATCACCGTTCCCCGTTGCGCTTCAGGAGGAGATACAGAAGGTGGTTGCGGAGACGCCGGGTCTGATGGAGCAGCTGGAGGAGGCGGCGGCCAAGAGGCGCGTGCCTGACCACCAGGTAATTCAAGAGGGCCTCTGCTCACGGCTCCAGGCTTCGTTCTTTTCCCCTACCTCTTTCTGTATTTTGCCACACCCGGTTTGTCTTCTGTCCTTGTCTTTACGCAGTCTCGCCCCGCAGTCCATTTCCTGTTTTGAGTCCCCTTCCTGCTCTGCCTTTTACTGgcattcgcgttttttttttcatcattctcattttcttgtgCTGACCTAGCCTTGTCCTCTTCAGTGTACATCACAGAAAAAACAGGTTTGAATAAATTGCAGTTGGTAAAGTATTTGATATTGTATGCTGTGCGAATATGATTGGCAAGGAAGGAAAAGACAGGTCCGAGCGGTATTAACGAGAAGGTCATTTCCAGGATCAGGACAAGATGACTCCTTTTCCGGTGCCGCTGGTCATCGTGGGAGGAAAGTACGATCTTTTTCAGGAAATGGAACCTGAGGGAAAGAAGGTCATTTGTCGCGCGCTCAGGTAGGAAAATTTGTTTATCATCGAGCACTATTTAAAGTAGATACATCAGAAGACTAACATTGAGATTTGAATCAGTGAAGCAGTATCGAGACTGAGAAATACTATTTTCCTCTGCATAACGTAGTCACACACTCTCTGATTGTAAGgacagtaatagtactactaataacacAATTCCGTAGGTTCGCAGCGCATACACACGGGGCGTCTCTGCAGTTCTTCTCCGCGCGCGACCCCGGACTCATAAAGAAGGCAAAGGAACTCCTCAGCCACTTTGCTTTTGGCACCGTCGAGAGGTTAGTCACCTTACATTTAACGCAGAAATAATCGGTCTGGAGATTCGAGTGTGTGTACGTGCCAAGGACTAACCCCACCCGCCTTTCATCCCCAGCAAAAGCGTGGCGCAGGATTATAACAAACCCCTAATAATCCCGGCGGGCAGCGACAATCTGGGCGCCATTTCGGGCACGATGGACGACAACCACGCCATGACGCTGGATGCTTGGAGGCACACCTTCACTGCAAGGTTCCCGCAGGTGAGTTCCGTCCCCTAGTTACTCTATTCCCAGGGattaggaggaagaaaagaaaagaaaaacatttgtcGTGATTGTGGCTGTGCAACCCATTAAAGTAagctttttgtatttgtttacattttgtcaAAGAGCAAGACCTCTTGAGATTTCTATTTTAATCGTAGTTACACTTCACCTTTCCTGCAATGACTCCTTTCATTTCTGTACTAccgttattactattctcattaccaTAATTGACCCCTGCATTAGCGCTATCAAGACTAATAATTCTTTAATCAAAGCACTTGACACtgacatcattatcaacatcaatgaCTTCACTACCGCCCGCCCTTGCCATTACCGTAATAGCTACACTACGACTGTTGCCATTTACGCGCGCGATGTCAGATTAATGAGAGTCTCGCCGTCGGCAGGAACACGAGGAAAAGTCGTCAGTGTTGCCAGAAGACCCAGGACGGGACTCGAACTACAGGGAACCCGACGTCGACAACCTCCGCGCTCAGAAGAATGAGGTGAAGAACCAGTACTTCTTTGGGgaagttataattatatagatagatagatagatagaggtagatagataagatagatagatataaatatatagatacacacatatgtatagatagataaatagatgtgtgtgtgcgtgcgtgtgtgtgtgtgtgtgtggggggggggggttact
Protein-coding sequences here:
- the LOC119583440 gene encoding cytoplasmic dynein 2 light intermediate chain 1-like isoform X2: MPRSVGSASASSARVGSRTSMGSGRGVAATPPSSGGGLSVWDAAVSEARRRRADPLNAEGEKAPREATLLVVGTRGAGKTTLLQRFLDREEPPRTTLALEYTYGRKSGKTLVKDVGHLWELGGGLLFTSLLATPITSRSLSQLTVVLMLDLSRPETIWADLEKLLATLQEEIQKVVAETPGLMEQLEEAAAKRRVPDHQDQDKMTPFPVPLVIVGGKYDLFQEMEPEGKKVICRALRFAAHTHGASLQFFSARDPGLIKKAKELLSHFAFGTVESKSVAQDYNKPLIIPAGSDNLGAISGTMDDNHAMTLDAWRHTFTARFPQEHEEKSSVLPEDPGRDSNYREPDVDNLRAQKNEDLERVRREVGRSSARWADLDLS
- the LOC119583440 gene encoding cytoplasmic dynein 2 light intermediate chain 1-like isoform X1 codes for the protein MSLSSIVIRIISSLLMCRLFNCRWTALAPSTGLDMTVGSASASSARVGSRTSMGSGRGVAATPPSSGGGLSVWDAAVSEARRRRADPLNAEGEKAPREATLLVVGTRGAGKTTLLQRFLDREEPPRTTLALEYTYGRKSGKTLVKDVGHLWELGGGLLFTSLLATPITSRSLSQLTVVLMLDLSRPETIWADLEKLLATLQEEIQKVVAETPGLMEQLEEAAAKRRVPDHQDQDKMTPFPVPLVIVGGKYDLFQEMEPEGKKVICRALRFAAHTHGASLQFFSARDPGLIKKAKELLSHFAFGTVESKSVAQDYNKPLIIPAGSDNLGAISGTMDDNHAMTLDAWRHTFTARFPQEHEEKSSVLPEDPGRDSNYREPDVDNLRAQKNEDLERVRREVGRSSARWADLDLS
- the LOC119583440 gene encoding cytoplasmic dynein 2 light intermediate chain 1-like isoform X3 → MGSGRGVAATPPSSGGGLSVWDAAVSEARRRRADPLNAEGEKAPREATLLVVGTRGAGKTTLLQRFLDREEPPRTTLALEYTYGRKSGKTLVKDVGHLWELGGGLLFTSLLATPITSRSLSQLTVVLMLDLSRPETIWADLEKLLATLQEEIQKVVAETPGLMEQLEEAAAKRRVPDHQDQDKMTPFPVPLVIVGGKYDLFQEMEPEGKKVICRALRFAAHTHGASLQFFSARDPGLIKKAKELLSHFAFGTVESKSVAQDYNKPLIIPAGSDNLGAISGTMDDNHAMTLDAWRHTFTARFPQEHEEKSSVLPEDPGRDSNYREPDVDNLRAQKNEDLERVRREVGRSSARWADLDLS